The genomic segment GCCGCGAACCCCGGATTCGACGACGTCCTGCTGCAAAACGAGCGCGGCGAACTCACAGAATCCACCCGGGCCAACCTGGCGATCAGCCTGGACGGCGTTCTCTGGACCCCGCCGATCCGATGCGGTCTGCTGGGCGGGACGACGCGGGCCGAAATGGTGGAGCGGGGTGAGCTGAAGGAGCGGGTGCTTCGGCCGGAAGATTTACGCGGAGCAGAACGGGTTATACTGCTGAATTCAGTGCGGGGAGTTTATGACGTGATGGTTGAAGGTGTTTTTTGAACCATTACGGGGTAATTCAGGATATGGAGTGATGAGGGTTTGTGTTCTCACGGAAGAAGGCCGGTTATTCATTCAGCCAGTCTTCGATCCGTAGCCCATGTACCCGACTGCGGAAAGCCTCTTCTCAATACATTGCTCACACAGCATGCGCTTCAGGCTCAAGGAAGCGGCTCCGCTAAAACGTACGTTGCCTGCCGCGGTTATCGCGTCTCGGCTACTTCAGCCTGACCGTCGGACAGGTAATCACCCATGAAGCACCGGAAAGAGTCCGCCGCGGCATGGGACGGTATCCCCTCCCCGTGGTCATTTTGGCTAGGCTGGCCGTTGACCTGGGATGGCAAGGCCGCGGGCTCGGCGTCGGCATGTTGCAGGATGCCATTCGGCGCACATTCAGTATTGCGGATCAGGCAGGCATCAGGGCGCTTCTGACCCACCCCGTGGACGAGGATGCCGAATCCTTTTACCGTCGCTTTGGCTTCGTTTCCTCTCCCGTCAGCAGGCGGCAACTTCTGCTGCTGCTCAAGGATGCCAAAAAGTATCTGGCGGCGAACCGGTTTGATTGGATGCATCGCTTCCCGTGAGCAGGGCGGCCTGGAGCAGGACCACTTCGCCGAGCCCGCCGGATGGATCACAGGAAGGTTCAGTATCCCTACCTCCCAGCGCCTTCCGCCCTCCGCCTTCCGTACACTCACCACCACTTAACCATTGCTGGACAGCCCAATGGAAGGGATTTGACGGAGGTCGCCGGCCTGGATATGCCCGGGAATGTCCTGCACTTTTCGGTCGCGGCCCCTTTCCGGTAGTGTGGCGGCAACACGAACCAGGGAGCAATGATGGAAAAATTTTTCAATACCACCGGGCCTGTCGACCCTGCCGAACACTACGCCCTGGCCCCTCTGCACCGTGTGGATTGGGAAGAAGTCAGTCATTTGATCAACACCAAACGCTATTTCGTCCTCCATGCCCCGCGTCAGACCGGCAAGACGAGCACGCTGCTGGCCATCATGGACGAGCTGAACCGGGAAGACCGGTTTGCCTGCGCTTACGCCAACATCGAAGGCGCTCAGGCGGCACGGGGGGATGCAAGCAAGGGCATTCCGGCCGTGTGCAGTGTTATTGCCCGGTCCGTCCACAACCAGCTGGGCGATGACCGAATCAAGCGTTGGCTTGATGACGAGGGCAGGAACAAGGTGCCCCATGATCAGCTTACGGCACTTCTGGAGCACTGGTCCAAGATATCGGTCCGGCCGACGGTCCTCCTGCTGGACGAAGTGGACGCCCTGGTGGGCTACACGCTGATCTCCCTGTTGCGCCAGATCCGGGCCGGATACGCGCAACGGCCCACGGCCTTTCCGCAGAGCATCATTCTCTGCGGCGTGCGGGACGTGCGGGATTACCGGATGCATGGCAAGGGAGAGGAGATCATCACCGGGGGCAGCGCCTTCAACATCAAGGCCGAATCCTTGCGCATGGGCAACTTTATTGACGAGGAAATCAGGACATTATGGTGGCAGCATACCGAGGCCACGGGCCAGGTTTTTGCTCCGGAAGTCTTCGATGAACTCTGGCTGGACACGTGGGGCCAGCCGTGGCTGGTCAACGCCCTGGGCTACGAGGTGACCTGGAAGGACAAGAAAGCCCGGGATCGGACCCGGCACATCACCCTTGAGGACTATCGGGCTGGTCGGGAGCGCCTCATTCTCTCCCGGACCACCCACCTGGACCAGCTCGCGGACAAGCTTAAGGA from the Desulfonatronum thioautotrophicum genome contains:
- a CDS encoding GNAT family N-acetyltransferase; amino-acid sequence: MGRYPLPVVILARLAVDLGWQGRGLGVGMLQDAIRRTFSIADQAGIRALLTHPVDEDAESFYRRFGFVSSPVSRRQLLLLLKDAKKYLAANRFDWMHRFP
- a CDS encoding ATP-binding protein codes for the protein MMEKFFNTTGPVDPAEHYALAPLHRVDWEEVSHLINTKRYFVLHAPRQTGKTSTLLAIMDELNREDRFACAYANIEGAQAARGDASKGIPAVCSVIARSVHNQLGDDRIKRWLDDEGRNKVPHDQLTALLEHWSKISVRPTVLLLDEVDALVGYTLISLLRQIRAGYAQRPTAFPQSIILCGVRDVRDYRMHGKGEEIITGGSAFNIKAESLRMGNFIDEEIRTLWWQHTEATGQVFAPEVFDELWLDTWGQPWLVNALGYEVTWKDKKARDRTRHITLEDYRAGRERLILSRTTHLDQLADKLKEPRVHAVVSPFLLGRSEVGLKPEDVDYVLDLGLLRRAVNGRLDISNAIYREVIPRELSWGSQMAIEQDQVWYVRPDHRLDMTRLLSVFQRFFRENSEIWLERFDYKEAGPQLLMQAFLQRIVNGGGRLSREYGLGRRRTDLFLEWPLDEAQGFFGPVQRVVIELKLLYPGKTLESVLSSGLEQTADYADKVGADDAHLVIFHRDPKLSWGERIWNRREGFGTREIEVWGC